From Zea mays cultivar B73 chromosome 3, Zm-B73-REFERENCE-NAM-5.0, whole genome shotgun sequence:
TATATATGAACCTTGCAGCAACCATTATATTCGGTAGTCAAACAAAGCCCTACAGACATCGATCTCTGATCTGAGAAAAAAAATCCTTATATGGCGAGAATTACAATGGAAGCAAGCAAGGCGGTCCTGCTCTTGATGGTGATCCTAGGAAGTTTGATGATTCCTGCATACTGTAAGTGCACATCGGGCAACCATGCGCATTTGAATCAAGTTACATATTATACAGTTTCTTACTAGTAGTAAATATAAATTGTTCGCATAATGTCAACAACCTTAACTTACTGTAAAAACAGTAACTGAATGCCCTTATTGCATGCAGCTCGGAACGTTGTTCGTTTCTGCAAATGCGAGAAACAGGCCTGCAAAAAGGGAGCAATATCCGAAGGTGTTTGCTACTGCTGTCCAGGCGGCAGTTGTTATTCGACGATCCAGGATTGTGCACCATCTTGCAAGTGCAGCAAGCTTTCACATGCCCCCCATTTCGAATAGCATGCAGATCCTGCCCTAGTCATCAAGTCAATACTAAATGTAAGAGACAGTGAATCAATCCTGTGATTTATTGCAGAGACAAATTAAAAAAAAGTGGTGGCGGTTGTTGATGTTTGATATAAATGTAAATGCGACTATGTCTCACCCGACCTCCGACCAGGGGTGAAAACGAAAACGGTAATTTTCGGATACTGGGAACCGTTTTCGATTTTTTACCGAAATTTAGGTCTAAACGGAAACGGAAACGTCTACAGAAATACGAAAACAAAACCGGTAGAAAAACTCGGAATCGGAAACGGTTTGCGCCTCTTCCGACCGTTTCCGGAAATTATCGTTTTTATTCGGTATTTTACCGTCGGTAATAAATTCGGTATTTTTCAGAAAATATTAAATCTGAACTCAtctttataaattcataataaattcatcttagcttagaaaaatataaaactaattttattatcttctaaaatcaagacctatctaatggtatatagtttagaatcgtttgaaaattttataaaacttatttatgttttcttACCTATTATTACTCTTGATACATATATTCATAATTTGCACGAGAACTTAAGAAGGACCAAGAGAAAACTAATTATATTGACTATGCCAAGTAGTAGGAGTACAAATAGAATGTAAGTGCCATATCAGTATACACATCTTGATTCTACTTTATTTAAATATATAATAATGATTTTATTATTGTATGACTTCTCACTTTATATATTTATTGTGACCTCCTACCTTATATATTATTACTATTTTTATATGAATGTATGACTTGCGTGATTTTTTGAAGTCAATTGAGGGTACATGTTATAGTTCTTACCGATCGAATTTTAGATTCCGATCATAACCGGTGTAATTTTCGTACtgaactttcgtttccgatgtttttGAATTACCGATGTCGTTTTCGTTTCCGGAGTTATCGTTTTCGATTTCGTTTCcgaggaaaaatatgaaaacgaaatggttttagtgtttaccgatcgtttccgaccgttttcacccCGACCTCTGAGCCATAATAATCTAGGTGAAGGGTGGCTCTGCCTTACAATTTCGTCTCGCCCGATCCCAAAGCCACAAGGGTATGAGGGAAAAGTGATTTGTCCTCAAGTCTCTACTTCGCTCGACTCCTGACTTCAATCGACAAGGATCTCGGGGCCCAAAAAGTTCATCTTAGAACTCCGTCCCGCCTAATCCAGGGGTCAGACGCTTTGTCCGACCATACAGATCCGAAACTCGCAGGATCGTACCACAATGATCACTTTAGTCATGAGGACATACTGTTGGGTGTGTCCTCTACAGCTAGTCAATAGAGAACGGATTGGGCTTAACCCAACTAATCGGCTCTTTAATTAGGCCCTTGATTAGGAGGGCCCACGCTAACCTCGGTTGGAGCCCCGGTCACACGACGCTATATATAAAGGATTAAGGGGTCGTAGGAAAAACTAACGCTAGTACCTCGCCCCGAAATCCTAATCCCCACAGAGGTCCCATCGCCTAAGCGTTGGAGTGTTTAGAAGAGTGACAATCCACAGCGGCTCGGATCCTGGTGCCTGCTGTTCCTCCACAGGGCAACGGAGGTGATGCTGACGATAGCGACAACTTTCCACGACCACCTCACAGGAAACGTTAACAACATCAACGAAGGTATGTTTCCCTATTCCTCTCAGTAGAACACATCTACTCATCATCGAAGATTTGCCTAGTTTACAGATTGGTATTCTCGGGGCTTAGGAATCGATCATAGGCAACATAGAATCTAACAATGGTATCACAGGCACCCTAAGACCCCTAGATCTCCTAATCTGCATTCGGTTTTTGAGATCACAGAAAGGTCTCGGATCAATGTGATTGAACTCAATTTTTTATTCATCATCATTCATGACCCGAGAACAGAAAAGACTGATTAGATCAAGAAATGAGAAAGAGGTCGTTGCTCTTGGGTTAGGGTTTTACCTAACCCTAATTTGAGTTTTGGCCACAGTAAGAGACAGAGAGAGTGTCTCGGCCTCAAACCAGAGAGCACACAACGATATAGGGTTAGGGTTTTATGACCTAACCCTAATTGGTTCATCCATCAAAAGGGACCGTGCTAAGGGCTCGGGATCTTTTGATCCACGACTAAAATCAAGTAAGAACAGAGAGTAAAGAACATAGAACATATTAGGGTTATTAAAACCCTAACAGTTTCCCCCCAAAAATAAACCGACCAGATCGAGTGCATCGAGCACTGTCAAACATCAATAGACTTTAGAATCGCATACGTCACAGAAAATCATGCAAGGAATCGGGATCGAAGTGCATAAGCACTGTACATAACATTCATGGATCGGATCTCGGTCAAAAACACAAACAAATAACAGAAAACCGCGCATATGGTTGGATCCACGCAGAAACATCATCCAAAACTCGATCCCCAAACTTTACTTTGTCACTTAAGATTTTCCTTTCCAGTATAAATTGTATAGTAGTGGTAAACACAAACCACTAAACTTTGTCAGTTAAGATTTTCCTTTTAAACAAGCTAGGCACTTAAATAAGGCTTATGCTAGATTCTATTGTACAAAACAACACTTTAAAGGTCATTTTCTGGATATATGATTAGAATTTTAAGGTATTGCCATTATTTTAATTTGCGTTACAGACACTTGATGAGATATACAAGGTTGCATCAATAGTACTAAGTTCAAATGTTCCTAGGCAAATATTTATAAGTGAAATAGTGCTCAATGCTTTATTCTTTATCCTTTTGCTCTTGCACTAAACCTGGTACTCTATTTTGGGACAACATATGCTTGGATTCATCTCAATTAGAAGCTTTCAAATTCTGTCAACCACTGATTTTATTCATGAAGCATCAAGAATATTCTAAAAAAATCCTATGGATTAGAGCTATAACATGTAGATTATTGATCGAGCATCTTAATATTATCTTTTTTGTGGTTTGTTTAATAACACGTTTGTTTTTCACATTAATCTGCAACGATGTACATGTTATTACTGTATTCAATTTTTCATTCTTTGGACCTACACCAATTGTTCTTAACCTAATTTAGTTCAATCTATGCCATTTTGCTTTGTTTCTTTGCTTTACCAAAATGCAAAGCATCTCTCAACATTTGCGTTCGAACAAAGGGGGTTCTGAATAAGTTTGCCTTTTATAGATGGGAGTAATGGCTAACCCTCCTAAACCTAGAGATATCTCATACCTGAAGACTAAAGTTCAGCGCTGAAAGGTTAAACATACCGCACCTCAGAAGTTTTAGTCTGCGTCCAACTTCAGTAAAAAACGAACCTATGCAAGATATTAAACACTTATTTGTATTTTTTTACATTCGTAAGTTTGATGTGGCCCAAAATGATTATGATGTTGTAGCAAGTTCATCCTTAAATCTTTGAGGAGGAGAGCGCGCATGATGACAGAAGGTAACATCAAGATCCTAGATTTTGTTGGTATGTCGTGATTAGTGTGGTTTATTCGTGACTGGTTGTGTTGTTGCATGAGCTATGTACTCTTTCCCGCAAATACGACTGCCACCAAGAGCCATTGAGGAGGTAAAGAGAGCCGGCAAAGCAGCAGATGTTTTCTACTGCCTCAAGCTGCTAGAGGTAACATGAAATTTCACTATTTCAGGCTCTGTTTTTGGGAAAAAGGAAGGGTATGTTTGGGGTTTTTCTTTTGATTTGGTGACCTATTTGTGATGCATCAAGTTTTAGAAGTTTTGAAGTGATGGATATGTTGTTGTTTTCTGAACACAGGGTGTTCCACCATCGGACAACTATCCTTATAGCTGAGGAATACTTCCCTACCATCATTTCGAGCTTCAAGAAGTTCAACGACTCATTCATGGAGCAATACGAGGGCTACTCCAGGATGTGGTGTGAACATGAAAAATGATAGtgtgataccccaattttctgaaaagaagttaaatttctttttctcttttctttcatgttctgtggcattggggtttggagtttcaggaggcattcctcaggaaacagtagatcttttggcatttttttccgctggggtcgggagctcaaATGGGAGAGCAAGTTTGGGCCATTGATCTCAATCCGATGGATGGGAGCCCCTTtctcctccccaaccctagccgacccctcTCCTACTCCCCAATGGTTGCAGCCACCCCCACCCTttccacccctttggccgccgccccctccctctcttcCTCTCTTCCCCATTGGCAGCCGCCCCCTACCCTCTccatggcttcctcctccctctaaatCTCCCCCacacagcaaggatcgagaagaggaggagcacgttgaattgaagaagaagagacgatcaaggagatgttctaccccatctcttcttgtagattttcttggggaaaccctaggtaaggatgggatccttgtttgCCCCTGTAATTTTGTGCTTTTGGAGattgtggatcatggggattaaagaattagaggttggattagatgcggggttaggttttgatctcgaatttagtttatgcagaatggcagattcgataaTTTCTGTTCATGGCAGTTTTCCgtgatcttagtggcctcaaaaaaaaagtctatctatgagttGTAGACATTTTGTAGATATTTCCGTGGCCACAaaaaacacctcaatcggacatcagatcagaaagttattgcagtttgattatagaagtttttcagtctcataattctgtgcagaatctgttctcttaagttttactcaattttatcaacagaattaaactttcatttggtaaaagaagttgtagataatttcttaagctttccagattgataaagagtgcattcatatgaattatgaaactccagttatgtttgttttactgtggatgttcctgtttgcctgacaaaaatgagcgggtctattcactggtgggtttcatctagtacatggccgaattggctcttccaactatggatacTTTTGTagcgggataaaagttcttactgccagcagaatttcataatttttggttgagtagtttgggagatatcaaattatgaagttaactatgctgctgtgtgaaacagattcagtcagttatcttgtcagatgttttagaacttatagatggcagaatttaattatccattgaataccaaagttgtagagtactttgtgtagatactcctagagtatttgtttgatatcaccactgttataattttaaagatacaaaattaacaaacagtgctgctactgtttggcatgtggttcagggtgggagtctttccactaggtcttggtttcaagtataggagcgatttgttgattgttggtaaatgtttgtgaaatatttgtactaagttttatgtccgctagcaggtggctacactctggATCATTCCTAGTAcacttttcttcttcgatgaaggcaagtgaatgtagcggtggttgataccgttttgacttgttgtttttttatcgcctacactctaatattcagaattatggaattctttcataattgaactctatggtgatgctttacttgcttgtattatactgatgctcaaccatatattgatgatgattatgattcgagtatgacccaggagattaattcacacccctgaaggtaaacgaagtattatttgaggtttgtattgtatgtgaaggaagtgaagtatattgataaatgcagcatgtcatatacattgcatgattcacttgcatctgaagttttgtcgtgacctatggtccgaccgtaccggtacaacttagcgttgtacgttgcccgaggaggggtacgatgcggcatcatacccttagaggtatgaaggcagaggacatatgcattgcattcatatgcattcattgaagtgatatttgcagaggacgtggttttatactctcacaggtatgaaggcagaggacctacacattgcattcctatgcatacattgaagtgatatttgcaggtattgttgacgcagggaagtgttatacaacctattgtggttgtttgaagaaatgagatggtattggtttatattgggactattgagttctatatctacacgtatttctgatcttaattgtgattcctttaaaatgttgattaattcaatttgtggtttaaatatctcgtccaagcaatttgcttgctgagatgtttcatctcactcttgcattactcaatgcaggtgcttgatgctcatcaaggggagtgggaagtagcggcaCGTTGCACACACTGTTTAAAGAACCAAATAATTAGCTTTGGTTATTGACTTTTGAGGTT
This genomic window contains:
- the LOC103650256 gene encoding uncharacterized protein, coding for MARITMEASKAVLLLMVILGSLMIPAYSRNVVRFCKCEKQACKKGAISEGVCYCCPGGSCYSTIQDCAPSCKCSKLSHAPHFE